A window of Sulfurimonas gotlandica GD1 contains these coding sequences:
- the pilO gene encoding type 4a pilus biogenesis protein PilO, which yields MKINIEDYLQSIDASFKDKTQKDIYMTYIMIFGLIFAFSYLLFWESSQTGFEEKNKQITSISSKINMDKAYLQTNPESKITILDREIKKFESQLITQKENNAYIKSKIETISSLIYDERTWGEYLHSVSINAKKHGIKIIDFTNQYSDNNNSFGHILDISLKTNGNYKDTLRFINSLEQSDLVVDIHDLGIKADKTLNTELFISVWGITY from the coding sequence ATGAAAATAAATATAGAAGATTACTTACAAAGCATAGATGCCTCTTTTAAAGATAAAACTCAAAAAGATATATATATGACCTATATAATGATTTTTGGTCTTATTTTCGCTTTTTCATATCTACTTTTTTGGGAAAGTTCTCAAACTGGTTTTGAAGAGAAAAACAAACAAATTACTTCTATTAGTTCTAAGATAAATATGGATAAAGCATATCTGCAGACCAATCCTGAGTCAAAAATAACTATACTAGATAGAGAAATTAAAAAATTTGAATCCCAGTTAATAACTCAGAAAGAGAACAATGCTTACATTAAAAGTAAAATAGAAACTATTTCATCACTTATATATGATGAGAGAACATGGGGTGAGTATCTGCATTCTGTTTCAATTAATGCAAAAAAACATGGTATAAAGATTATTGATTTTACAAATCAATATTCAGATAATAATAATTCATTCGGACATATTCTAGATATAAGCTTAAAAACAAATGGAAACTATAAAGATACTCTTAGATTCATAAACTCATTAGAGCAAAGTGATTTAGTTGTAGACATCCATGACTTAGGCATAAAAGCAGATAAAACACTAAATACAGAACTATTTATCTCAGTTTGGGGGATTACATACTAA
- a CDS encoding M99 family carboxypeptidase catalytic domain-containing protein, translating to MPFIKFKIFISLFILLNINIYASSNVQLIKKENPDSNTTLLVIGGVHGDEPGGYFAASILSTHYKINSKNLWIVPNLNQSSIQADKRGLNGDMNRKFSVIKENDKDKKTIEEIKNIILSEKVSLVLNLHDGNGFYRKEHRGNIFNPNSWGQTCVIDQCQLKQEQPFGNLNSIASVVTENINKKLLKEHHSLGVKNTNTKFDDEAMQLSLTYFAVTNNKPAFAIESSKNLSSLSKKVFYQLLAIEEFMKIMDIAFEREFELNEKELNKILIKYGTLGINNNILLNLCDIKKSLSFIPIKSEGNVFEFSHPLGSVKKINGNFVVYIGNQKITTLRPQYFKIAKNCEQKFDVKFDEQVKSVKIASSFFVNDDFSIMNNSGFRVNVIGFKSQEHLNESGIDIKYKDLDKSFSVDKSHKIYRVEFYKDDEFCAMSTAHFK from the coding sequence ATGCCTTTTATTAAATTTAAAATTTTCATATCTCTTTTTATATTGCTAAATATAAATATTTATGCTTCTTCAAATGTACAACTCATAAAAAAAGAAAATCCGGATTCAAACACTACACTACTTGTTATAGGTGGAGTTCATGGTGATGAACCTGGTGGATATTTTGCTGCTTCAATACTCTCAACTCACTACAAAATAAACTCTAAAAATCTTTGGATAGTACCAAATCTAAATCAATCAAGTATTCAAGCCGATAAAAGAGGCTTAAATGGTGATATGAATAGAAAGTTTTCTGTAATTAAAGAGAATGATAAAGATAAAAAAACTATTGAAGAGATTAAAAATATAATACTTTCAGAGAAAGTATCATTAGTTTTAAATTTGCATGATGGCAATGGCTTTTACAGAAAAGAACACCGAGGTAACATATTTAATCCTAACTCTTGGGGCCAAACATGTGTTATAGATCAATGTCAATTAAAACAAGAACAACCATTTGGTAACTTAAATTCTATAGCTTCCGTTGTTACAGAAAATATTAATAAAAAGCTTTTAAAAGAACATCATAGTCTTGGTGTTAAAAATACTAACACAAAATTTGATGATGAAGCAATGCAACTCTCTCTGACTTACTTTGCCGTTACAAATAACAAACCAGCTTTTGCAATTGAAAGCAGTAAGAACCTTTCTTCTCTCTCAAAAAAAGTTTTTTACCAACTACTAGCCATAGAAGAATTTATGAAAATCATGGATATTGCATTCGAAAGAGAGTTTGAACTAAATGAAAAAGAACTTAATAAAATACTCATAAAGTATGGTACTTTAGGGATAAATAACAATATCTTATTAAATTTATGTGACATAAAAAAATCTTTAAGCTTTATTCCGATAAAATCAGAAGGTAATGTATTCGAGTTCTCGCATCCCTTGGGGAGTGTGAAGAAAATTAATGGTAATTTTGTTGTTTATATCGGTAATCAAAAAATAACAACTTTAAGACCTCAATACTTTAAAATTGCAAAAAATTGTGAACAAAAATTTGATGTTAAATTTGATGAACAGGTAAAATCTGTTAAAATTGCTTCATCTTTTTTTGTTAATGACGATTTTAGCATAATGAACAACAGTGGTTTTCGTGTAAATGTAATTGGATTTAAGTCACAAGAACATCTCAATGAGAGTGGAATTGACATAAAATACAAAGATTTAGATAAAAGCTTTTCTGTTGATAAAAGCCATAAAATATATAGAGTAGAATTTTATAAAGATGATGAATTTTGCGCTATGTCAACGGCTCACTTTAAATAG
- a CDS encoding L,D-transpeptidase family protein, which produces MKIVFLILITLSLSANDILTNYRINGINDIEKQMDLELTKLEYWDKYIKNIDTTFGYLESYSNILTCDKEKSTLNLYVKDNNNSYGFKKEYSAYTGKIKGDKIKEGDLKTPIGIYQITKKLSTENKLDSFYGPLAFVTSYPNVYDTYRGKNGHGIWIHGLPTEQDRDEFTKGCIAINNPNIECLNKRIDIDNTLLIINSSEVKKGISKEILSSILAQLYSWRYSWLFDDIDRYLNFYSSDFVRFDGMNFDRFKKYKTRIFKKIEKKTIIFNNINVIPYPNTDNVYQITFKEFYESDTFKFSGDKTLVVKLDATNNMKILTEK; this is translated from the coding sequence GTGAAAATAGTTTTTTTAATACTGATTACTCTGTCTTTATCTGCAAATGACATACTGACTAACTATAGAATTAATGGTATCAACGATATTGAAAAACAGATGGATTTAGAGCTTACTAAACTTGAGTATTGGGATAAATATATAAAAAATATTGATACAACATTTGGATATTTAGAATCTTATTCAAATATTTTAACATGTGATAAAGAAAAATCTACATTAAATTTATATGTAAAAGATAATAATAACTCTTATGGATTTAAAAAAGAATATAGCGCATATACTGGAAAAATAAAAGGTGACAAGATAAAAGAAGGAGACCTTAAAACTCCCATAGGCATATATCAAATAACAAAAAAACTCTCTACTGAGAATAAACTAGATTCATTTTATGGTCCTTTAGCATTCGTCACTTCTTACCCTAATGTATATGACACATATAGAGGTAAAAATGGACATGGCATTTGGATACATGGTCTTCCAACAGAGCAAGATAGAGATGAATTCACAAAAGGCTGTATTGCAATAAACAATCCAAATATAGAGTGCCTAAACAAAAGAATAGATATAGATAACACCCTTCTTATTATAAATAGCAGTGAAGTAAAAAAAGGTATTTCAAAAGAGATTCTTTCCTCTATTCTTGCTCAACTATACTCGTGGAGATATAGTTGGCTATTTGATGATATAGATAGATATTTAAACTTTTATTCAAGCGATTTTGTTAGATTTGATGGAATGAACTTTGATAGATTTAAAAAATACAAGACAAGAATATTTAAAAAAATTGAAAAAAAGACAATAATTTTTAACAACATAAATGTTATTCCTTACCCTAACACTGATAATGTATATCAAATAACATTTAAAGAATTTTATGAATCTGATACTTTTAAATTTAGTGGGGATAAAACTTTAGTAGTAAAACTTGATGCAACTAACAATATGAAAATTTTAACAGAAAAATAA
- the era gene encoding GTPase Era, whose amino-acid sequence MTKAGFVSLIGRPNAGKSTLMNSLLGENIAMVSQKANATRKRSNAIVMHEDTQIIFVDTPGLHEREKLLNQFMLDEALKAMGDCDLIVYLAPVTDSIEHYEKFLKLNNSKVKHIIVLSKIDQVNQDKLFKRIASYNQFSDYFEALIPVAIPKKVGHEDLLKTISKNLPESPFLYDPEDLTSELVRDIYAGFIREGIFENVSDEIPYESDVLIDSIKEEEGIDKIYATIIIEKESQKGIIIGKGGESIKRIGKSAREKVERLSGKKAFLSLQVSVKKGWSKDKAFLEEIGYKS is encoded by the coding sequence ATGACAAAAGCTGGTTTCGTATCTCTAATTGGGCGTCCAAACGCAGGTAAAAGTACACTAATGAACTCACTATTAGGTGAAAACATAGCAATGGTCAGCCAAAAGGCCAATGCAACTAGAAAGCGTTCTAATGCTATCGTAATGCATGAAGACACACAAATAATTTTTGTAGATACTCCTGGACTACATGAGAGAGAAAAATTACTTAATCAGTTTATGCTTGATGAGGCTCTAAAAGCTATGGGTGATTGTGATTTAATCGTTTATTTAGCCCCTGTTACTGACTCTATAGAACACTATGAAAAGTTTTTAAAACTAAATAATTCAAAAGTTAAACATATTATTGTACTAAGTAAAATAGACCAAGTAAATCAAGATAAACTTTTTAAAAGAATCGCATCTTACAATCAGTTTTCAGATTATTTTGAAGCACTTATTCCAGTTGCAATTCCGAAAAAAGTTGGTCATGAAGACCTACTAAAAACAATCTCAAAAAATCTTCCTGAATCGCCTTTTTTGTATGATCCAGAAGACCTAACGAGTGAACTTGTCCGCGACATCTATGCAGGTTTTATTAGAGAAGGCATCTTTGAAAATGTAAGTGATGAAATACCTTATGAATCAGATGTACTTATTGATTCCATTAAGGAAGAAGAAGGAATCGATAAAATATATGCAACCATTATTATTGAAAAAGAATCTCAAAAGGGAATCATTATCGGTAAAGGTGGAGAATCTATTAAAAGAATTGGTAAATCCGCACGAGAGAAAGTAGAGAGATTAAGTGGTAAAAAAGCATTTTTAAGCCTACAAGTAAGTGTAAAAAAAGGTTGGTCTAAAGATAAAGCATTTTTAGAAGAGATAGGATATAAATCGTGA
- the hslU gene encoding HslU--HslV peptidase ATPase subunit, with the protein MNLTPKEIVEYLDRYVISQKDAKKTIALALRTRYRRMQLSQELQNEIMPKNILMIGSTGVGKTEISRRLAKMLSVPFIKVEASKYTEVGFVGRDVESMIRDLVVASISIVKKEKEEANKEKIDNYILNKIVEKLLPPLPDGASESKKDDYQRLLGAMEERVINGEMDDRVIELQFDKVHLEFNDTNLPPEMAKVQESFSKIFETMNKEDNKKEVTVKDAKSILRVEASHKLLDMTNINTEALKRAEDGGIIFLDEIDKIAVSEKSQGRNDPSKEGVQRDLLPIVEGSSVTTKYGVINTDHILFIAAGAFHITKPSDLIPELQGRFPLRVELESLTEDTLYKILTQTENSLLKQYEALLSVEGVKLIFEDEAIKAIAKLSHKANEMTEDIGARRLHTVLERVLEEISFEADEHRGQEFIVKSELVHEKLDLVVENDDLSRYIL; encoded by the coding sequence ATGAACTTAACGCCAAAAGAGATAGTTGAGTATCTAGATAGATACGTCATATCTCAAAAAGACGCTAAAAAAACTATTGCTCTTGCTCTAAGAACCAGATATAGAAGAATGCAGCTTTCTCAAGAGTTGCAAAATGAAATCATGCCTAAAAATATTTTAATGATTGGCTCAACAGGTGTTGGTAAGACAGAAATATCAAGACGACTTGCAAAGATGTTGAGTGTTCCATTTATCAAAGTAGAAGCAAGTAAATATACAGAGGTCGGCTTTGTTGGTCGTGATGTTGAGTCAATGATTCGTGATTTAGTTGTAGCTTCAATATCTATAGTAAAAAAAGAAAAAGAAGAAGCAAACAAAGAAAAAATTGACAACTATATTTTAAATAAAATAGTTGAAAAACTTCTTCCACCGCTTCCAGATGGTGCTAGTGAAAGTAAAAAAGATGACTATCAGAGACTTCTAGGAGCTATGGAAGAGAGAGTTATTAATGGTGAAATGGATGATAGAGTAATTGAACTACAATTTGATAAAGTCCACTTAGAGTTTAATGACACAAACCTTCCTCCAGAGATGGCAAAAGTTCAAGAGAGTTTTTCTAAGATTTTTGAAACAATGAATAAAGAAGATAATAAAAAAGAAGTTACGGTTAAAGATGCAAAATCAATCTTAAGAGTTGAAGCAAGTCACAAACTTCTTGACATGACAAACATTAATACTGAAGCGTTAAAACGTGCTGAAGATGGTGGAATAATCTTTTTAGACGAGATTGACAAAATTGCTGTTAGTGAAAAGTCTCAAGGAAGAAATGATCCAAGTAAAGAGGGAGTTCAAAGAGATTTACTTCCAATTGTCGAAGGAAGCAGTGTAACTACAAAGTATGGAGTCATTAATACAGATCATATACTTTTCATAGCAGCTGGGGCATTCCACATAACAAAACCAAGTGATTTGATTCCTGAACTTCAAGGCAGGTTTCCATTAAGAGTTGAACTTGAATCACTAACAGAAGATACTCTATACAAAATCCTAACACAAACAGAAAATTCTCTGCTTAAGCAGTACGAAGCTCTTTTAAGTGTTGAAGGTGTAAAACTAATTTTTGAAGATGAAGCTATTAAAGCAATTGCAAAACTATCTCATAAAGCAAATGAAATGACTGAAGATATTGGTGCGAGAAGACTTCATACTGTTCTAGAAAGAGTTTTAGAAGAAATTAGCTTTGAAGCAGATGAGCATAGAGGACAAGAGTTTATTGTAAAAAGTGAACTTGTACATGAAAAACTTGATTTGGTTGTTGAAAATGACGACTTATCACGTTATATACTATAA
- the hslV gene encoding ATP-dependent protease subunit HslV, with amino-acid sequence MFDATTILAYKGKNKAVIGGDGQVTFGDSVLKGNATKIRTLHRGKILAGFAGSTADAFNLFDMFEEFLEDKKGDLLKSVIEFSKAWRKDKVLRRLEAMMIVLNNDHIFILTGNGDVVEPEDGEIASIGSGGNYAISAARALKKHAQLDEEELVRESLSIAADLCIYTNHSIKTLTLEENK; translated from the coding sequence TTGTTTGACGCTACTACTATACTTGCTTACAAAGGCAAAAATAAAGCTGTAATAGGTGGAGATGGACAGGTTACTTTTGGAGATTCAGTTCTTAAAGGTAATGCAACTAAAATCCGTACACTTCACCGTGGGAAAATATTAGCTGGTTTTGCAGGTAGTACAGCAGATGCTTTTAATCTTTTTGATATGTTTGAGGAGTTCTTAGAGGATAAAAAAGGCGACCTTTTAAAGTCGGTTATTGAGTTTTCTAAAGCTTGGCGTAAAGATAAGGTTCTAAGACGCCTTGAAGCAATGATGATTGTTTTAAACAATGATCACATCTTTATACTTACAGGTAATGGCGATGTTGTTGAACCGGAGGATGGAGAGATTGCTTCTATAGGTAGTGGTGGAAACTACGCTATTTCTGCAGCAAGAGCACTAAAAAAACATGCACAACTAGATGAAGAAGAGCTTGTACGTGAGAGTTTATCTATTGCTGCTGATCTTTGCATCTATACTAATCACAGTATTAAAACTCTTACACTAGAGGAAAATAAATAA
- the rplI gene encoding 50S ribosomal protein L9, with protein MKVLLIKDVKSLGKAGEVKEVKDGYGKNFLIGKGFARQATPEILAQHAQDEIIVAENLEKEVNVLKEIAKKLDKCEIIITKKLGQNGHIFGSVTKEEIAQALKEQHNIEIDKKHINEKSAIKTIGEHDLDFKLGHGIHGTLHVDVQGE; from the coding sequence ATGAAAGTATTATTAATTAAAGATGTTAAAAGTCTTGGAAAAGCCGGTGAAGTTAAAGAAGTTAAAGATGGTTATGGAAAAAACTTTTTAATCGGAAAAGGTTTCGCAAGACAGGCAACTCCTGAAATTTTAGCTCAACATGCACAAGATGAAATCATAGTTGCAGAAAATCTTGAAAAAGAGGTTAATGTTCTTAAAGAAATAGCAAAAAAACTTGATAAATGTGAAATTATAATCACTAAAAAGTTAGGGCAAAACGGCCATATTTTCGGTTCTGTTACAAAAGAAGAAATTGCACAAGCACTAAAAGAACAGCATAATATTGAGATAGACAAAAAGCATATTAATGAAAAATCTGCTATTAAAACCATTGGTGAACATGACTTAGACTTTAAATTAGGTCATGGCATTCATGGTACACTGCATGTGGATGTTCAAGGAGAATAA
- a CDS encoding ferredoxin-thioredoxin reductase catalytic domain-containing protein, whose product MSIIKIDMNSPEFQAEMEKTVKFTDKVVQQFGWEYNPQAEVNEGVQMGLARYKMMYNKRFCPCFMVDATGDKPKSVDDRICPCKPAIEKEIPEVGACHCGIFCTPEFAANKRIEMGMEEVVHTHSRGLTKEECNLLVKQYELDGDEVMSLLEARELGMVEFKLVDVREHMEWQMGHIKGADVLVPTSSFFQVLDDAKLSKDENIILYCHVGSRSAHCARILTDMGYTKVGNLTHGIVSYGGEIER is encoded by the coding sequence ATGAGTATAATCAAGATAGATATGAATTCGCCTGAGTTTCAGGCTGAAATGGAAAAAACAGTAAAATTCACAGACAAAGTTGTTCAACAATTTGGCTGGGAATATAATCCGCAGGCAGAAGTAAATGAAGGTGTACAGATGGGTCTTGCAAGATACAAGATGATGTACAATAAAAGATTTTGTCCATGTTTTATGGTTGACGCTACTGGAGATAAACCAAAAAGTGTTGATGATAGAATCTGTCCTTGTAAGCCTGCGATAGAGAAAGAGATTCCTGAAGTTGGTGCTTGTCACTGTGGTATATTCTGTACTCCAGAATTTGCAGCAAACAAACGTATTGAGATGGGAATGGAAGAAGTTGTTCATACTCATTCACGTGGTCTTACAAAAGAAGAGTGTAATCTCTTAGTTAAACAATATGAGCTAGACGGAGATGAAGTAATGTCACTTCTTGAAGCTAGAGAACTGGGTATGGTTGAGTTTAAGCTTGTAGATGTTCGTGAGCATATGGAATGGCAGATGGGTCACATCAAAGGTGCTGACGTACTAGTTCCAACAAGTAGTTTCTTCCAAGTACTTGATGATGCCAAACTGTCTAAAGATGAAAATATAATCCTTTACTGTCACGTTGGTAGCCGTTCTGCTCACTGTGCTAGAATCTTAACAGACATGGGATACACTAAAGTAGGAAACTTGACTCACGGTATCGTTTCTTATGGCGGCGAAATAGAAAGATAA
- a CDS encoding argininosuccinate synthase, translated as MKKEVKKVVLAYSGGLDTSIILKWLQDEYNAEVITFTADLGQGEEVEPARQKALDNGIKPENIFILDVQEEFVKDYVFPMFRANAIYEGEYLLGTSIARPLIAKKQIEIAYKMGADAVSHGATGKGNDQVRFELGYLGLNPDITVIAPWREWDLNSREKLLSYAREHGIKIDQKHVDADGNPTVSPYSMDANLLHISYEGLHLENPMNEPEESMWLWSNSPQNAPDEKEYITIGYKNGDPISLNGEELSPATLLRKLNEYGNKHGIGRVDIVENRFVGMKARGCYETPGGTIMLKAHRAIESITLDREEAHMKDGMIAKYAELIYNGFWFSPEREMLQAAIDTTQKYVQGSVKLKLYKGNVEVVGRESDMSLYSEAHSTFEEDEVYNQKDAEGFIRLNALRRIIAGKKRNHK; from the coding sequence ATGAAAAAAGAAGTTAAAAAAGTAGTCTTAGCTTATTCTGGCGGACTTGATACAAGTATTATTTTAAAATGGTTACAAGATGAGTATAACGCTGAAGTTATCACTTTTACAGCTGACTTAGGCCAAGGTGAAGAAGTGGAACCTGCACGTCAAAAAGCACTTGACAACGGTATAAAACCTGAAAATATTTTTATTCTTGATGTTCAAGAAGAGTTTGTAAAAGATTACGTTTTCCCTATGTTTAGAGCTAATGCTATTTATGAAGGAGAATACCTCCTTGGTACATCTATAGCTAGACCGCTTATTGCAAAAAAACAAATTGAAATTGCATATAAAATGGGTGCAGATGCCGTATCTCACGGAGCTACTGGAAAAGGAAATGACCAAGTAAGATTTGAACTTGGATATTTAGGTCTTAATCCTGATATTACTGTGATTGCTCCATGGAGAGAATGGGATTTAAACTCTAGAGAAAAGCTTTTATCATATGCTAGAGAACACGGTATTAAAATTGATCAAAAACATGTTGATGCAGATGGTAATCCAACTGTAAGTCCATATTCTATGGATGCAAATCTTCTTCATATTTCATACGAAGGTCTTCACTTAGAAAATCCAATGAATGAACCAGAAGAATCAATGTGGTTATGGTCAAATTCTCCCCAAAATGCTCCAGATGAAAAAGAATATATTACAATCGGATATAAAAATGGTGACCCTATCTCTTTAAATGGAGAGGAGTTAAGCCCAGCTACATTACTAAGAAAATTAAATGAATATGGGAATAAGCACGGTATCGGAAGAGTTGATATTGTTGAAAATCGCTTTGTTGGTATGAAAGCTAGAGGATGTTATGAAACTCCTGGTGGAACAATCATGTTAAAAGCTCACCGTGCAATAGAGTCTATCACTCTAGATCGTGAAGAAGCACATATGAAAGATGGCATGATTGCTAAATATGCTGAGTTGATCTATAACGGATTCTGGTTCTCTCCTGAGAGAGAGATGCTTCAAGCTGCTATTGACACTACACAAAAATATGTTCAAGGAAGTGTTAAACTAAAACTTTACAAAGGAAATGTTGAAGTAGTAGGACGTGAATCAGATATGTCCCTATACTCTGAAGCGCACTCAACATTTGAAGAAGATGAAGTATATAATCAAAAAGATGCAGAAGGTTTTATTAGACTAAATGCACTAAGAAGAATCATTGCAGGTAAAAAAAGAAATCACAAATAA
- a CDS encoding flagellar protein FlaG, with translation MDGIANVARQQQSQLGTQEAQGRVSQKVQQQVQQPKQADVVKEIQKEVSSTSTKINSKEQVKDLVDQLNKAMAPMNTNLKFGVDSQDIFYVSVIESQTNKMIRRFPAEQAMDFLPKMQEVTGILFDSKG, from the coding sequence ATGGATGGCATAGCTAATGTTGCAAGACAACAACAATCACAACTAGGTACACAAGAAGCTCAAGGAAGAGTGTCTCAGAAAGTTCAACAGCAGGTACAGCAACCAAAGCAGGCTGATGTTGTAAAAGAAATTCAGAAAGAAGTCTCAAGTACAAGTACTAAGATTAACTCTAAAGAGCAAGTAAAAGATTTGGTAGATCAGCTTAATAAAGCTATGGCACCAATGAATACTAACTTGAAATTTGGAGTTGATTCACAAGATATCTTTTATGTATCTGTAATTGAATCTCAAACTAATAAAATGATTAGAAGATTCCCAGCAGAACAAGCGATGGATTTTCTTCCTAAAATGCAAGAAGTAACTGGTATACTATTTGACTCAAAAGGCTAA
- a CDS encoding MFS transporter — MNEYIQLLKSEPILRRLSTIQLIAYFGAWFSNVAIYTLLLDLNVSASVVAFVAMLHFLAGVIQAPFSGSIIDSVRPKKLLLILISAEIFATFFLIFVNSTSDLLLLYLLIFVKMAAASFYFTTEMSLLPKILHGDKLQKANELHSIIWSFSYTLGMAISGFVVYWFGVKVAFILDALMFVVGFILLYNLDIKVEIIKTGENLLQMMRDTFRYMKKTPQALHLMLIHAFVGLTAFDALVALMVDKYYASVIATSLALGLLHASRAVGLVIGPIVISNWVNNRRIVYIFIAQALAVWFWAFMMKDFYLSLFASVIVGLFTTTLWSYTYTLLQKNIEEKYYGRIVAYNDMLFLSSAAFTSFMIGFLATTGFSLEFITVVIGIGFIIGGIYFSWILKTQNIKDIK; from the coding sequence ATGAATGAATATATACAACTATTAAAATCAGAACCGATTCTTAGAAGATTATCAACAATACAGCTTATCGCATATTTTGGTGCCTGGTTTAGCAATGTAGCCATATATACGTTACTTTTAGACCTAAATGTGTCAGCTTCAGTTGTTGCATTTGTAGCAATGTTACATTTTTTAGCTGGAGTGATTCAGGCACCTTTTTCAGGTTCTATTATTGACAGTGTTCGACCGAAAAAACTTTTATTAATTCTTATCAGTGCAGAAATATTTGCAACTTTTTTCTTAATTTTTGTAAATTCTACATCAGATTTATTGCTTTTATATCTACTTATTTTTGTAAAAATGGCAGCGGCAAGTTTTTATTTTACAACTGAGATGTCACTGCTTCCTAAAATCTTGCATGGCGATAAACTTCAAAAAGCGAATGAACTTCACTCTATTATATGGTCTTTTTCATATACCCTTGGAATGGCAATCAGTGGCTTTGTTGTCTATTGGTTTGGGGTGAAAGTTGCATTTATCTTAGATGCCTTAATGTTTGTAGTTGGATTTATTCTACTTTACAATCTAGATATAAAAGTAGAAATTATCAAAACAGGTGAAAATCTACTGCAGATGATGAGAGACACTTTTAGATATATGAAAAAGACTCCTCAAGCTTTGCATCTAATGTTAATACATGCTTTTGTCGGTTTAACGGCTTTTGATGCATTAGTCGCGTTGATGGTTGACAAGTACTATGCATCTGTTATCGCAACTTCTTTAGCTCTTGGACTTTTGCATGCATCTCGTGCCGTAGGTTTGGTTATTGGACCTATAGTTATAAGTAATTGGGTAAATAATAGACGAATTGTTTATATTTTTATTGCCCAGGCATTGGCAGTTTGGTTTTGGGCTTTTATGATGAAAGATTTTTATCTCTCACTCTTTGCAAGTGTGATTGTCGGTCTATTTACCACAACGCTTTGGTCTTATACATATACACTGCTTCAAAAAAATATTGAAGAAAAATATTATGGACGAATAGTTGCATACAACGATATGCTTTTTCTAAGTTCAGCGGCTTTTACTTCATTTATGATAGGTTTTTTAGCAACTACAGGTTTCTCTTTAGAGTTTATTACAGTTGTCATAGGAATAGGTTTCATCATTGGTGGAATTTATTTTTCCTGGATTTTAAAAACTCAAAACATTAAGGACATAAAATGA